One genomic segment of Mangifera indica cultivar Alphonso chromosome 6, CATAS_Mindica_2.1, whole genome shotgun sequence includes these proteins:
- the LOC123218695 gene encoding E3 ubiquitin-protein ligase listerin, protein MGKQKGEGGRTKARPSSSSLAASLLPSGSTPVAVGFGGYVGNSRLDHSLATEDSSPYLEIDSEVAQHLKRLARKDPTTKLKALTSLSVLLKGKSGNDVVPIIPQWAFEYKRLLLDYNRDVRRATHETMTNLVIAVGRDLAPHLKSFMGPWWFSQFDSNSEVSQAAKRSLQAAFPAQEKRLDALALCTNDVFMYLEENLKLTPKNLSDKAVALDELEEMHQQVISSSLLALATLLDVLVCEQIGRPGFENISAESKHGSKARVTAVSFAEKLFSAHKCFLDFLKSQSPAIRSATYSVLRSFVKNTPQVFNEGNMKVIAPSILGVFQEKDPICHSSMWDMVLLFSKRFPDSWTLLNVQKIVLNRLWNFLRNGCFGSQQVSYPALVLFLDILPPKSVVVDKFLQDFFHSLWAGRNQPHSSNTDQLAFFHAFKECFLWGILNASRYFDGDDSVVQFRLSLIDNIVVNLLWQDFMLFTGSKDEKREISGMSVDLSEDNNPYFLKKTVETMNIKHPMSYTHELGKCIIGILSGMYLLEHNLLSSFCVAFQDDCLEVFKPGKNTERPTGNIEQIITFLLLLEQHAMKKGEAWPVYYLVGPMLAKSFPLIRSLDSVDGVRLLAVSISVFGARKIVRELFIENEDGTSILSDDRDRELDPGHFMQVFKETFVPWCLHENNYSTSVRLDLLLTLLDDECFHEQWQAVISYAANSKHFGSGAGSVDSNRLIVLAMLLEKVRDEITKRKVGNHSSCWQGSQPDHWHHELLESISVAIACSLPPFGTSDAQFMRALLGGTAVGNQFSFVSRNALIIIFKEILKKLLTFLRVSPFTWVREASSLLTTEVNDFTMEVENSVNLIEMAQFAMDILNGTLFSLKTLNDEIELVSSISAAVFIINWECSMVMALEDTLDDELKKKIKARLKLCESVNASHSNINGQLWGSLSIDNQKRLGSILVHSIRIAVFKDNTLKTDEIVSFCYTWMIEVLECLGHNQYLEQNLLDQLMSKGDMWPLWITPNFSMPTLNSENVPINKYASGHHKFVSLIDKLISKIGLDKVVAGYAANDFPSVPEETTNNGITSRAWLASELLCTWEWPGGSALTSFLPVLSAYAKSDKYVSHENFLDSVFHILLDGALVQGGNGSQGQLNLWHALDDKVEIEEPFLRALVSLLIIVFRDNIWQREKAMTLFELLADKIFIGEAINMNCLRILPPIMSVLIRSISSGERTIDVDSDTSEGNQILDTIKSWLNRTLVFPPLISWQTGEDMEEWFQLVISCYPLSRLQGTEPLKLERSISSAERTLLLDLFRKQRNVTGVTNQLPVVQGLLSELMVISVGYCWKEFNEDDWSFLLSHSSCWIQSAVVMMEEFTENVNDTDADSSISNNSDSILTKFEQIVSNSDPSPINNARNALLSFSVCRGLLGNYTVEDSDNLSSLRREKWGHIKDRIEEGILRIFFCTGISEAIASSYGLEAALIIVSSRFEHLSFWELVASSVLNSSPCIRERAVRSIEFWGLRKGAISALYAVLFSSKPIAPLQFAAYVILSTEPVSRLAIFREDAAFCLDEVSSAHQDPHSRDMPSEENIHLKDEISCLIEKLPYEVLDMDLDAQPRINVYLAWSLVLSHLSSLPSVAASRERLVQYILDSANPVILDCIFQHIPLEMCMTQGLKKKDGDLPPEASAAASATKRAITTGSLLFSIESLWPVESLKLAPLAGALYGLILCVLPAYVRGWFSDLRDRSTSSLVESFTRTWCSPPLIANELSQIKKANIADENFSLTVSKSANEVVATYTKDETKMDLVIRLPASYPLRPVDVDCMRSLGISEVKQRKWLMSMMLFVRNQNGALAEAIRIWKHNFDKEFEGVEECPICYSVIHTVNHGLPRLACKTCKHKFHAACLYKWFSTSHKSSCPLCQSPF, encoded by the exons ATGGGGAAACAGAAAGGAGAAGGAGGTAGAACCAAAGCTCGTCCTTCTAGCAGCAG tcTCGCTGCCTCGCTATTGCCGTCTGGTTCAACTCCGGTCGCCGTCGGATTCGGCGGCTATGTCGGCAATTCTCGCTTGGATCATTCTCTCGCTACCGAAGACTCCAGCCCCTATTtg GAAATAGATAGTGAAGTGGCACAGCACTTGAAGAGGCTTGCTAGGAAGGACCCTACCACCAAG CTTAAAGCTTTGACATCTCTATCTGTGCTGCTCAAGGGAAAGTCTGGAAATGATGTAGTACCGATTATTCCACAATGG GCATTTGAATACAAGAGGCTGTTGTTAGACTATAATAGAGACGTTCGGCGAGCAACTCATGAGACCATGACCAATCTTGTTATTGCTGTTGG GAGGGATTTAGCTCCACATTTGAAATCTTTCATGGGACCATGGTGGTTTTctcagtttgattcaaattctgAAGTTTCTCAAGCTGCGAAGCGTTCTTTACAG GCAGCCTTTCCAGCACAAGAAAAGAGATTAGATGCGTTGGCTTTATGCACAAATGATGTGTTCATGTATTTGGAAGAAAACCTGAAGCTTACACCAAAAAATTTGTCTGATAAAGCTGTTGCATTGGATGAGTTAGAAGAGATGCACCAGCAG GTGATATCTTCTTCACTGCTGGCACTGGCCACACTTCTTGATGTTTTAGTGTGTGAACAAATAGGAAGACCTGGTTTTGAAAACATTTCTGCTGAATCAAAACATGGTTCTAAGGCTAGGGTGACTGCTGTTTCCTTTGCTGAAAAGTTGTTCTCAGCTCATAAATGCTTTCTAGACTTTCTGAAGTCCCAAAGCCCTGCAATACGATCAGCTACATATTCTGTTTTAAGGAGTTTTGTTAAAAATACTCCTCAGGTTTTCAATGAAGGGAATATGAAAGTTATTGCACCATCAATACTTGGTGTTTTCCAGGAAAAGGATCCTATTTGTCATTCTTCAATGTGGGATATGGTTTTACTATTTTCTAAGAGATTCCCAGACAGTTGGACTTTGTTGAATGTTCAAAAGATTGTACTAAATCGGTTGTGGAATTTTCTTAGGAATGGGTGCTTTGGGTCTCAGCAAGTTTCATATCCAGCTTTGGTCCTATTCTTGGACATTCTGCCTCCTAAATCAGTAGTCGTTGATAAATTCTTGCAAGATTTTTTCCATAGCCTGTGGGCTGGAAGGAATCAGCCACATTCATCAAACACAGATCAACTAGCATTTTTCCACGCTTTTAAAGAGTGTTTTCTTTGGGGAATACTTAATGCATCAAG ATATTTTGATGGTGATGACTCTGTAGTGCAATTTCGACTCTCTCTGATTGACAATATTGTTGTGAATCTTCTGTGGCAAGATTTCATGCTCTTTACTGGCTCAAAAGATGAGAAAAGAGAAATCTCTGGAATGTCTGTGGATTTGTCTGAGGATAACAATCCTTATTTCCTTAAAAAGACTGTGGAAACAATGAATATAAAGCATCCAATGAGTTACACTCACGAGTTGGGAAAATGCATTATAGGAATTCTCTCAGGCATGTATCTGCTGGAACATaatctgctctcatctttctgCGTGGCATTTCAGGATGACTGCCTGGAGGTGTTTAAGCCAGGAAAAAACACAGAAAGACCTACAGGGAATATAGAGCAGATCATAACATTTCTATTGCTGCTAGAGCAACATGCAATGAAGAAAGGTGAAGCTTGGCCTGTGTATTATTTAGTGGGACCAATGTTGGCCAAGTCTTTCCCATTGATAAGATCACTG GATTCGGTAGATGGTGTAAGACTTCTAGCAGTTTCAATATCAGTATTTGGAGCCCGAAAGATTGTCAGAGaactttttattgaaaatgaagatgGTACTAGTATTCTTTCTGATGATAGAGACAGAGAGTTGGATCCTGGGCATTTTATGCAAGTTTTTAAGGAAACATTTGTTCCTTGGTGTTTGCATGAGAATAATTACTCAACAAGTGTTCGATTAGATCTGTTGCTTACATTGCTTGATGATGAATGTTTCCATGAGCAGTGGCAGGCTGTAATTTCTTATGCTGCTAATTCCAAACATTTTGGATCTGGGGCTGGCTCCGTAGACTCTAACCGTTTAATTGTATTAGCAATGCTCTTAGAGAAAGTAAGAGATGAAATTACAAAGAGGAAAGTAGGAAACCATTCCAGTTGTTGGCAAGGCTCTCAGCCAGACCATTGGCATCACGAGCTTCTAGAATCTATTTCTGTCGCTATTGCATGTTCATTGCCCCCTTTTGGAACTTCTGACGCACAGTTCATGCG TGCCCTTCTTGGTGGCACAGCAGTGGGcaatcaattttcttttgtctCAAGAAATGCattgattattatattcaaggaaattttgaaaaagttactCACTTTTCTTCGGGTGTCCCCTTTCACTTGGGTTAGAGAGGCAAGCTCTTTACTTACTACTGAAGTTAATGATTTTACCATGGAAGTCGAAAATTCTGTGAACTTGATTGAAATGGCTCAATTTGCTATGGACATACTAAATGGTACCTTATTCAGCTTAAAGACACTGAATGATGAAATAGAGCTAGTATCAAGTATTTCAGCTGCTGTATTTATAATTAACTGGGAGTGCAGCATGGTTATGGCTCTAGAGGATACACTTGATGatgaattaaagaagaaaatcaagGCACGGTTGAAATTATGCGAATCTGTAAATGCTTCTCATTCTAACATAAACGGCCAGTTATGGGGAAGTCTCAGCATTGACAACCAGAAGAGATTAGGAAGTATCTTGGTTCACTCTATTAGAATTGCTGTTTTCAAAGATAATACTCTAAAGACAGATGAAATTGTGTCTTTCTGCTACACATGGATGATTGAAGTACTTGAATGTCTTGGTCATAATCAATATCTAgaacaaaatttgttagacCAGCTTATGAGCAAGGGAGACATGTGGCCTTTATGGATCACTCCAAATTTCAGCATGCCTACCTTAAATAGTGAAAATGTTCCCATCAATAAATAT GCATCTGGGCATCACAAATTTGTTTCCTTAATTGACAAGCTTATCTCAAAAATTGGGCTCGATAAAGTTGTTGCTGGTTATGCTGCAAATGATTTCCCATCTGTACCTGAGGAAACAACAAATAACGGAATTACTTCTCGAGCCTGGCTTGCCTCTGAATTATTATGCACATGGGAATGGCCTGGAGGCAGTGCTCTAACTTCTTTCTTACCTGTACTGAGTGCATATGCCAAGAGCGATAAATATGTTTCTCATGAGAACTTCTTAGATTCTGTCTTTCACATTTTACTTGATGGTGCCCTTGTTCAAGGAGGAAATGGTTCACAGGGTCAGCTTAATCTCTGGCATGCCTTAGATGATAAAGTGGAAATTGAAGAACCCTTCCTGAGAGCTCTTGTATCCTTGCTTATCATTGTGTTTAGGGATAATATTTGGCAAAGAGAGAAAGCTATGACTCTGTTTGAACTGCTTGCCGATAAGATTTTTATTGGGGAGGCAATCAATATGAATTGTTTGAGGATTCTTCCTCCAATCATGAGTGTTCTTATACGAAGCATCAGTTCAGGTGAACGTACTATAGATGTTGATTCTGATACTTCTGAAGGAAATCAGATTCTGGATACCATCAAAAGCTGGCTCAACAGAACTCTAGTATTCCCTCCTTTAATTTCATGGCAGACTGGAGAAG ATATGGAAGAATGGTTTCAGTTGGTTATTTCATGCTATCCTCTGAGTAGACTGCAGGGAACAGAACCATTGAAGCTGGAGAGGAGTATAAGCAGTGCAGAGAGAACACTCTTACTTGATTTATTTAGGAAGCAGAGGAATGTAACTGGTGTAACTAATCAGCTTCCAGTGGTGCAGGGGTTACTATCAGAGCTGATGGTTATTTCAGTGGGTTATTGTTGGAAGGAATTTAATGAAGATGATTGGAGCTTTTTGCTCTCGCACTCGAGTTGTTGGATTCAGTCAGCAGTTGTGATGATGGAGGAGTTCACTGAAAATGTGAATGATACTGATGCTGACAGCTCTATTTCTAACAATTCAGATTCTATTCTTACGAAGTTTGAACAAATTGTTTCTAATTCAGACCCGTCTCCTATAAATAATGCTAGAAATGCCCTTCTATCATTTTCTGTGTGTCGTGGGCTTTTAGGAAACTATACTGTTGAAGATTCAGATAATTTAAGCTCCTTGAGAAGAGAAAAATGGGGCCATATTAAAGATCGGATTGAAGAAGGTATTCTTCGCATATTCTTCTGCACTGGCATTTCTGAGGCCATTGCAAGTTCTTACGGTCTTGAGGCTGCATTGATTATAGTATCATCACGGTTTGAgcatctttctttttgggaaTTGGTGGCATCAAGTGTCTTAAACTCATCACCATGTATCAGAGAAAGAGCAGTTAGGTCTATTGAGTTTTGGGGGCTAAGAAAAGGGGCCATAAGTGCCCTGTATgctgttttgttttcttcaaaaCCAATTGCTCCACTGCAGTTTGCTGCATATGTTATTTTGTCTACAGAGCCTGTTTCTCGATTGGCTATTTTCCGTGAAGATGCTGCATTTTGCTTGGATGAGGTTTCTAGTGCTCACCAGGATCCACACAGTCGTGATATGCCATCAGAAGAAAACATACACTTGAAGGATGAAATCTCTTGTTTGATTGAGAAGTTACCTTACGAGGTTCTAGACATGGATTTGGATGCCCAACCGCGG ATAAATGTGTACCTTGCATGGTCTTTGGTACTATCTCACTTGTCGTCTTTGCCATCAGTAGCAGCTTCAAGGGAGAGATTGGTCCAGTATATTCTAGATTCTGCTAATCCAGTGATATTAGATTGCATTTTCCAGCATATTCCTTTGGAAATGTGCATGACACAAGGtctgaaaaagaaagatggggaTCTTCCTCCTGAGGCTTCAGCAGCTGCAAGTGCTACAAAACGTGCTATCACAACAGGttctttattgttttccatTGAATCACTTTGGCCTGTTGAATCATTGAAACTGGCTCCGCTTGCTGGAGCATTATATGGTTTGATTCTTTGTGTTCTTCCTGCTTATGTTCGTGGATGGTTTAGTGATTTACGTGACCGCTCCACATCATCTTTGGTTGAATCCTTCACCAGAACATGGTGCAGCCCTCCTTTGATTGCTAATGAATTATCTCAG ATCAAGAAAGCCAATATTGCTGATGAAAATTTTTCACTTACTGTAAGTAAATCAGCAAATGAAGTTGTTGCCACCTACACAAAAGATGAGACTAAAATGGATCTAGTTATTCGTCTTCCTGCTTCCTACCCCTTACGACCAGTCGATGTTGATTGCATGAGAAGCCTAGGTATTAGTGAAGTGAAGCAGAGGAAGTGGCTAATGTCGATGATGTTGTTTGTTCGGAATCAG AATGGAGCTTTAGCTGAAGCTATACGAATATGGAAGCATAATTTTGATAAGGAATTTGAAGGTGTTGAAGAGTGCCCTATTTGTTACAGTGTCATCCACACTGTGAACCATGGTCTTCCTCGTCTTGCTTGCAAGACATGTAAACACAAGTTCCATGCAGCTTGCTTGTACAAGTGGTTCTCAACTTCTCATAAATCATCATGCCCGTTGTGCCAGTCTCCATTCTGA
- the LOC123218023 gene encoding uncharacterized protein LOC123218023 isoform X2 gives MLRIISRTVLSKPQNYAVVTSFVNPHHHNHFSSKAKNKVKQPEGNKKSKSKPSDASAAAVQSESAMSSEEMELAKARARRLAEDDRDPSLDVGPNNCPLFTKTPTLSLLTRKDTCTYFKFSEEELNEVLPEGLPMGMLEEFKESMRNALLVRQSFLDLRDNFRRIVDPPMLSSNGPKVRKQIVLDGPRSCGKSIMLAMLVHWARDEGWLVLYVPKGWEWTHGGYFNKNPQTGLWDTPLQAENVLKDFLKYNESRLRELPCQILDPISLGEGAGIGYMKGVDSKEIPEGSTLYDLVQMGIQQTHAAVSAVVRLRKELALVKDIPVLIAIDQYNNWFTFSEYGEPVTMHSRRPVHSRELTMVNAFRSMMHDVMMVGAFSHSTAVGKLRKDLPDVPVDARYNLPRYSIDEAAAVCHYYLRQRLVSREVFTEENWKKVYYISNGNGVEMRSLVPMMQ, from the exons ATGTTGCGGATCATCTCTCGAACTGTGCTTTCCAAGCCCCAGAACTACGCTGTTGTGACATCGTTTGTCAATCCCCATCACCATAACCATTTCTCATCAAAAGCAAAAAACAAGGTAAAGCAGCCGGAAGGCAACAAGAAATCCAAGTCCAAACCCTCCGATGCCTCCGCCGCCGCCGTTCAATCGGAGTCTGCCATGTCATCCGAAGAAATGGAGTTGGCTAAGGCGCGCGCTCGCCGCTTAGCGGAAGATGATCGAGATCCCTCCCTTGATGTGGGCCCCAACAACTGCCCTCTCTTCACTAAAACTCCTACTCTTTCTTTGCTCACGCGCAAAGACACCTGCACTTACTTCAAATTCAG TGAAGAAGAATTGAATGAGGTATTGCCTGAGGGGTTGCCAATGGGGATGTTGGAAGAATTTAAAGAATCAATGAGGAATGCTTTGCTTGTGAGACAAAGTTTTTTGGATCTTCGTGACAATTTCAGGCGAATAGTTGATCCTCCAATGCTGTCTTCTAATG GTCCAAAAGTTAGAAAGCAGATTGTCTTGGATGGTCCTCGTAGTTGTGGGAAGAGCATTATGCTTGCAATGCTTGTTCATTGGGCTCGTGATGAAGGTTGGCTGGTATTATATGTTCCTAAGGGTTGGGAGTGGACTCATGGTGGATACTTTAATAAAAACCCTCAAACTGGTCTTTGGGACACTCCTCTTCAGGCAGAAAATGTTCTAAAG GATTTTTTGAAATACAATGAATCCCGCTTAAGAGAATTGCCATGCCAAATACTTGATCCTATTTCATTGGGAGAGGGTGCTGGTATTGGATATATGAAAGGAGTTGACTCCAAGGAAATCCCCGAAGGTTCAACTCTATATGATCTAGTTCAAATGGGAATTCAGCAAACACATGCGGCTGTTAGTGCAGTTGTTCGTTTAAGGAAAGAGTTAGCACTTGTGAAAGATATCCCTGTTCTTATTGCAATTGATCAA TATAACAACTGGTTTACATTCAGTGAATATGGAGAGCCAGTCACTATGCATTCTCGTCGACCCGTGCATTCTAGAGAATTGACAATG GTGAATGCATTTAGGTCTATGATGCATGATGTAATGATGGTTGGTGCTTTCTCTCACTCAACTGCTGTTGGAAAGCTTCGCAAAGACTTACCAGATGTTCCTGTGGATGCTCGTTATAATTTGCCTCGCTACAGCATTGATGAAGCGGCAGCAGTTTGCCATTACTACCTTAG ACAGAGACTAGTAAGCAGGGAGGTATTCACAGAGGAAAATTGGAAGAAGGTGTACTATATATCCAATGGGAATGGAGTAGAGATGAGATCTTTGGTTCCGATGATGCAATGA
- the LOC123218023 gene encoding uncharacterized protein LOC123218023 isoform X3 — protein MLRIISRTVLSKPQNYAVVTSFVNPHHHNHFSSKAKNKVKQPEGNKKSKSKPSDASAAAVQSESAMSSEEMELAKARARRLAEDDRDPSLDVGPNNCPLFTKTPTLSLLTRKDTCTYFKFSEEELNEVLPEGLPMGMLEEFKESMRNALLVRQSFLDLRDNFRRIVDPPMLSSNGPKVRKQIVLDGPRSCGKSIMLAMLVHWARDEGWLVLYVPKGWEWTHGGYFNKNPQTGLWDTPLQAENVLKYNNWFTFSEYGEPVTMHSRRPVHSRELTMVNAFRSMMHDVMMVGAFSHSTAVGKLRKDLPDVPVDARYNLPRYSIDEAAAVCHYYLRQRLVSREVFTEENWKKVYYISNGNGVEMRSLVPMMQ, from the exons ATGTTGCGGATCATCTCTCGAACTGTGCTTTCCAAGCCCCAGAACTACGCTGTTGTGACATCGTTTGTCAATCCCCATCACCATAACCATTTCTCATCAAAAGCAAAAAACAAGGTAAAGCAGCCGGAAGGCAACAAGAAATCCAAGTCCAAACCCTCCGATGCCTCCGCCGCCGCCGTTCAATCGGAGTCTGCCATGTCATCCGAAGAAATGGAGTTGGCTAAGGCGCGCGCTCGCCGCTTAGCGGAAGATGATCGAGATCCCTCCCTTGATGTGGGCCCCAACAACTGCCCTCTCTTCACTAAAACTCCTACTCTTTCTTTGCTCACGCGCAAAGACACCTGCACTTACTTCAAATTCAG TGAAGAAGAATTGAATGAGGTATTGCCTGAGGGGTTGCCAATGGGGATGTTGGAAGAATTTAAAGAATCAATGAGGAATGCTTTGCTTGTGAGACAAAGTTTTTTGGATCTTCGTGACAATTTCAGGCGAATAGTTGATCCTCCAATGCTGTCTTCTAATG GTCCAAAAGTTAGAAAGCAGATTGTCTTGGATGGTCCTCGTAGTTGTGGGAAGAGCATTATGCTTGCAATGCTTGTTCATTGGGCTCGTGATGAAGGTTGGCTGGTATTATATGTTCCTAAGGGTTGGGAGTGGACTCATGGTGGATACTTTAATAAAAACCCTCAAACTGGTCTTTGGGACACTCCTCTTCAGGCAGAAAATGTTCTAAAG TATAACAACTGGTTTACATTCAGTGAATATGGAGAGCCAGTCACTATGCATTCTCGTCGACCCGTGCATTCTAGAGAATTGACAATG GTGAATGCATTTAGGTCTATGATGCATGATGTAATGATGGTTGGTGCTTTCTCTCACTCAACTGCTGTTGGAAAGCTTCGCAAAGACTTACCAGATGTTCCTGTGGATGCTCGTTATAATTTGCCTCGCTACAGCATTGATGAAGCGGCAGCAGTTTGCCATTACTACCTTAG ACAGAGACTAGTAAGCAGGGAGGTATTCACAGAGGAAAATTGGAAGAAGGTGTACTATATATCCAATGGGAATGGAGTAGAGATGAGATCTTTGGTTCCGATGATGCAATGA
- the LOC123218023 gene encoding uncharacterized protein LOC123218023 isoform X1: protein MLRIISRTVLSKPQNYAVVTSFVNPHHHNHFSSKAKNKVKQPEGNKKSKSKPSDASAAAVQSESAMSSEEMELAKARARRLAEDDRDPSLDVGPNNCPLFTKTPTLSLLTRKDTCTYFKFSEEELNEVLPEGLPMGMLEEFKESMRNALLVRQSFLDLRDNFRRIVDPPMLSSNGPKVRKQIVLDGPRSCGKSIMLAMLVHWARDEGWLVLYVPKGWEWTHGGYFNKNPQTGLWDTPLQAENVLKLVLQDFLKYNESRLRELPCQILDPISLGEGAGIGYMKGVDSKEIPEGSTLYDLVQMGIQQTHAAVSAVVRLRKELALVKDIPVLIAIDQYNNWFTFSEYGEPVTMHSRRPVHSRELTMVNAFRSMMHDVMMVGAFSHSTAVGKLRKDLPDVPVDARYNLPRYSIDEAAAVCHYYLRQRLVSREVFTEENWKKVYYISNGNGVEMRSLVPMMQ, encoded by the exons ATGTTGCGGATCATCTCTCGAACTGTGCTTTCCAAGCCCCAGAACTACGCTGTTGTGACATCGTTTGTCAATCCCCATCACCATAACCATTTCTCATCAAAAGCAAAAAACAAGGTAAAGCAGCCGGAAGGCAACAAGAAATCCAAGTCCAAACCCTCCGATGCCTCCGCCGCCGCCGTTCAATCGGAGTCTGCCATGTCATCCGAAGAAATGGAGTTGGCTAAGGCGCGCGCTCGCCGCTTAGCGGAAGATGATCGAGATCCCTCCCTTGATGTGGGCCCCAACAACTGCCCTCTCTTCACTAAAACTCCTACTCTTTCTTTGCTCACGCGCAAAGACACCTGCACTTACTTCAAATTCAG TGAAGAAGAATTGAATGAGGTATTGCCTGAGGGGTTGCCAATGGGGATGTTGGAAGAATTTAAAGAATCAATGAGGAATGCTTTGCTTGTGAGACAAAGTTTTTTGGATCTTCGTGACAATTTCAGGCGAATAGTTGATCCTCCAATGCTGTCTTCTAATG GTCCAAAAGTTAGAAAGCAGATTGTCTTGGATGGTCCTCGTAGTTGTGGGAAGAGCATTATGCTTGCAATGCTTGTTCATTGGGCTCGTGATGAAGGTTGGCTGGTATTATATGTTCCTAAGGGTTGGGAGTGGACTCATGGTGGATACTTTAATAAAAACCCTCAAACTGGTCTTTGGGACACTCCTCTTCAGGCAGAAAATGTTCTAAAG CTGGTTCTACAGGATTTTTTGAAATACAATGAATCCCGCTTAAGAGAATTGCCATGCCAAATACTTGATCCTATTTCATTGGGAGAGGGTGCTGGTATTGGATATATGAAAGGAGTTGACTCCAAGGAAATCCCCGAAGGTTCAACTCTATATGATCTAGTTCAAATGGGAATTCAGCAAACACATGCGGCTGTTAGTGCAGTTGTTCGTTTAAGGAAAGAGTTAGCACTTGTGAAAGATATCCCTGTTCTTATTGCAATTGATCAA TATAACAACTGGTTTACATTCAGTGAATATGGAGAGCCAGTCACTATGCATTCTCGTCGACCCGTGCATTCTAGAGAATTGACAATG GTGAATGCATTTAGGTCTATGATGCATGATGTAATGATGGTTGGTGCTTTCTCTCACTCAACTGCTGTTGGAAAGCTTCGCAAAGACTTACCAGATGTTCCTGTGGATGCTCGTTATAATTTGCCTCGCTACAGCATTGATGAAGCGGCAGCAGTTTGCCATTACTACCTTAG ACAGAGACTAGTAAGCAGGGAGGTATTCACAGAGGAAAATTGGAAGAAGGTGTACTATATATCCAATGGGAATGGAGTAGAGATGAGATCTTTGGTTCCGATGATGCAATGA
- the LOC123219824 gene encoding wound-induced protein 1-like yields MCISALEKRLELEEINKRLVTTLYDALNARDVDTVHRLLTPDLEWWFHGPPSHQHLMRILTGSSSDDSCFIFVPHSIVAFGSTVIVEGYNKELSVCWVHAWTVSDGIISQVREYFNTWVTVARFGDTGASPDLSICSYQSVWQSKLCDDKSVPGLVLAL; encoded by the coding sequence aTGTGTATTTCAGCACTGGAGAAGCGTCTGGAGCTAGAAGAAATAAACAAAAGGCTAGTCACAACCCTATACGATGCCTTGAACGCTCGTGATGTTGATACCGTGCATCGCTTGTTAACTCCTGATCTTGAGTGGTGGTTCCACGGCCCTCCGAGCCACCAGCATTTGATGCGCATACTCACTGGATCATCGTCAGACGACAGTTGTTTCATTTTCGTGCCTCACTCCATAGTTGCCTTCGGATCAACGGTCATCGTCGAGGGCTATAACAAAGAACTCTCGGTTTGTTGGGTGCATGCATGGACTGTAAGTGATGGGATAATTTCTCAGGTAAGAGAATACTTCAACACTTGGGTTACAGTCGCTCGTTTTGGCGACACAGGGGCATCCCCGGATTTGAGCATATGTAGTTACCAAAGCGTCTGGCAAAGCAAGCTTTGTGATGATAAATCTGTGCCTGGTCTTGTGTTGGCACTTTAA